A section of the Ornithinimicrobium sufpigmenti genome encodes:
- a CDS encoding cell wall-binding repeat-containing protein yields MSSRTPRGSTPRRALSGVAVVALSGAMLGPLAASADDDAYLGAGSPAPESKIHDGALTGADFVPNSYLVQLAAPATAEGGSVRDIQSQRDQFLSHAQSAGVSVEVTSEYDTLWNGLAVTADAGALSSLATSGVVEAIFPMGLIDAPELPASSHAPQMHSAVGMTGVDRAHELGYTGEDLRIGIIDTGVDYDHPDFGGGGTPGGDTFPTERVAYGYDFVGDTYNADPSDTAYQPIPMPDEDPDDCQGHGTHVAGISSAGGEVVGVAPDSIIGAYRVFGCAGSTTAEIMLHAMEKSLEDDMDVVNLSIGSAFSSWAEYPTARATDALAREGVVVVASIGNSGASGLYSSGAPGVGRDTIGVGSVDNVTVRANAFLDEDGEPVPYTGSSPAPAPPTEGTAQLLAFAEPGTPEAQHCEPFSEEEAAQIEGNWVLVQRGECTFHIKALNGQNAGAAGVVIYNNAPGALNASVAGDPPITVPVMGVMQQDGSRLATEALASDGITITFTDEQAESPNPTGGLMSAFSSFGTTADLMFKPDVSAPGGSIYAPYPLESGGYATLSGTSMAAPHAAGAAALLLDAHPDLTVEEVKLRLQNSSVQVGLSIAPTAGLEVVHRQGSGLIQVDRAIEADITAEPGLVQLGQQLAGETSTNTVTVHNHTDEDVTYAVSHAPATATSGTANVFGYWLVAAEVDHPESLTVPANGTAELTFAVTSPSLAEEEEMDPTFGGYLHLTEGDDSPAYSIAYGGSAFDLQDIEVLADMIDAEGNVVQELPALVTVESCGFWDGINCVDPEVVYDPVDEDHVFTMEQGERPVFAIHFEHQARNMTWEVFAANEDGTAGESLGTVSSVDYLARSSSRNAITGYAWDGMVMTEDGARERLPSGDYVMHIDVTKASAWNDDREPGVESYTSQAFAIDWSDEGLVDSPVVTRIEGHNRYATAAELAVSRFEPGVQTVFLANGLDFPDAVAGGALAVAEEGPVLLTRADELPGSTAMALQDLAPERIVVLGGDGVVSDDVMDELEDYADDVERVAGLDRYRTAASISQQWESSDIVLLASGMDYPDALSAAAAAGVEGAPVLLTRQHGLPGATMNELERLDPSTIFVIGGDAAVSDDAADEASAYADDVVRLGGKDRYVTASTVAQEFFSGPVAEAFLATGRDFPDALAAAPAAAMNGGPVLLTRPDSVPAATMTALNEVRAQAVTLVGGFGAISLAVQEGLGEHVYP; encoded by the coding sequence GTGAGCTCACGTACGCCACGGGGTTCGACCCCACGTCGTGCTCTCTCGGGTGTCGCCGTAGTGGCGCTGAGCGGGGCCATGCTGGGCCCGCTCGCCGCGTCCGCGGACGACGACGCCTACCTGGGTGCGGGGTCACCCGCACCGGAGAGCAAGATCCATGACGGCGCCCTGACCGGCGCCGACTTCGTGCCCAACAGCTACCTCGTCCAGCTGGCCGCCCCGGCGACCGCGGAGGGTGGCTCCGTCCGGGACATCCAGAGCCAGCGCGACCAGTTCCTGTCGCACGCGCAGTCGGCTGGTGTCTCGGTCGAGGTGACCAGCGAGTACGACACGCTCTGGAACGGCCTGGCAGTCACCGCGGACGCCGGCGCCCTGTCCTCCCTGGCGACCTCCGGCGTGGTCGAGGCGATCTTCCCCATGGGGCTCATCGACGCCCCGGAGCTGCCGGCCAGCAGCCACGCCCCGCAGATGCACTCCGCCGTCGGCATGACCGGCGTGGACCGGGCGCACGAGCTCGGCTACACCGGCGAGGACCTGCGGATCGGCATCATCGACACCGGTGTCGACTACGACCACCCCGACTTCGGCGGCGGCGGCACCCCCGGCGGTGACACCTTCCCGACCGAGCGCGTCGCCTACGGCTACGACTTCGTCGGCGACACCTACAACGCCGACCCCAGCGACACGGCATACCAGCCGATCCCGATGCCCGACGAGGACCCGGACGACTGCCAGGGTCACGGCACCCACGTGGCCGGCATCTCCTCGGCCGGCGGCGAGGTCGTGGGTGTGGCCCCCGACTCGATCATCGGTGCCTACCGCGTCTTCGGCTGCGCGGGCTCCACCACGGCCGAGATCATGCTGCACGCCATGGAGAAGTCGCTCGAGGACGACATGGACGTCGTCAACCTCTCCATCGGCTCCGCCTTCTCCTCCTGGGCCGAGTACCCGACCGCCCGGGCCACCGACGCGCTGGCCCGCGAGGGTGTCGTCGTGGTGGCCTCGATCGGTAACTCCGGGGCCAGCGGCCTCTACTCCAGCGGCGCCCCCGGCGTCGGCCGGGACACCATCGGTGTCGGCTCGGTCGACAACGTCACGGTGCGGGCCAACGCCTTCCTGGACGAGGACGGCGAGCCGGTGCCCTACACCGGGAGCTCCCCCGCGCCCGCCCCGCCCACGGAGGGCACGGCTCAGCTGCTCGCCTTCGCCGAGCCGGGCACCCCCGAGGCCCAGCACTGCGAGCCCTTCTCCGAGGAGGAGGCTGCGCAGATCGAGGGCAACTGGGTGCTCGTCCAGCGCGGTGAGTGCACCTTCCACATCAAGGCGCTCAACGGTCAGAACGCCGGCGCGGCCGGTGTGGTGATCTACAACAACGCGCCCGGTGCGCTGAACGCCAGCGTCGCCGGCGACCCGCCGATCACGGTGCCGGTCATGGGCGTCATGCAGCAGGACGGCAGCCGGCTCGCCACCGAGGCGCTCGCCTCGGACGGCATCACCATCACCTTCACCGACGAGCAGGCGGAGTCCCCGAACCCCACCGGTGGCCTGATGAGCGCGTTCAGCTCCTTCGGCACCACCGCCGACCTGATGTTCAAGCCGGACGTCTCCGCCCCGGGTGGCTCGATCTACGCGCCGTACCCGCTGGAGTCCGGTGGCTACGCCACCCTGTCCGGCACCTCGATGGCGGCCCCGCACGCGGCCGGCGCCGCGGCGCTGCTGCTCGACGCCCACCCCGACCTCACCGTCGAGGAGGTCAAGCTGCGGCTGCAGAACTCCTCCGTCCAGGTGGGGCTGAGCATCGCTCCCACCGCGGGCCTGGAGGTCGTGCACCGCCAGGGCAGCGGCTTGATCCAGGTCGACCGCGCGATCGAGGCCGACATCACCGCCGAGCCCGGTCTGGTCCAGCTGGGCCAGCAGCTCGCGGGTGAGACATCCACCAACACGGTGACGGTCCACAACCACACCGACGAGGACGTCACCTACGCGGTCTCGCACGCCCCGGCCACGGCCACCTCCGGCACCGCCAACGTCTTCGGCTACTGGCTGGTCGCCGCCGAGGTGGACCACCCGGAGAGCCTGACCGTGCCCGCCAACGGCACGGCCGAGCTGACCTTCGCCGTCACCTCCCCCTCGCTGGCCGAGGAGGAGGAGATGGACCCGACGTTCGGTGGCTACCTGCACCTGACCGAGGGTGACGACAGCCCGGCCTACTCGATCGCCTACGGCGGGTCTGCCTTCGACCTGCAGGACATCGAGGTGCTGGCCGACATGATCGACGCCGAGGGCAACGTCGTCCAGGAGCTCCCGGCCCTGGTCACCGTCGAGTCCTGCGGGTTCTGGGACGGCATCAACTGTGTCGACCCCGAGGTCGTCTACGACCCCGTCGACGAGGACCACGTCTTCACGATGGAGCAGGGCGAGCGTCCGGTCTTCGCGATCCACTTCGAGCACCAGGCCCGCAACATGACCTGGGAGGTCTTCGCGGCCAACGAGGACGGCACCGCGGGCGAGTCCCTCGGCACCGTCTCCTCGGTGGACTACCTGGCCCGCAGCTCCAGCCGTAACGCCATCACCGGTTACGCCTGGGACGGCATGGTCATGACCGAGGACGGCGCCCGCGAGCGGCTGCCCTCCGGTGACTACGTGATGCACATCGACGTCACCAAGGCCAGCGCCTGGAACGACGACCGCGAGCCCGGCGTGGAGTCCTACACCAGCCAGGCGTTCGCCATCGACTGGTCCGACGAGGGCCTGGTCGACTCCCCGGTCGTCACCCGCATCGAGGGTCACAACCGGTACGCCACCGCCGCCGAGCTCGCGGTCTCGCGCTTCGAGCCCGGTGTGCAGACGGTGTTCCTCGCCAACGGGCTGGACTTCCCGGACGCCGTCGCGGGCGGTGCCCTCGCGGTGGCCGAGGAGGGCCCGGTCCTGCTCACCCGTGCGGACGAGCTGCCCGGCTCGACCGCGATGGCGCTGCAGGACCTGGCGCCGGAGCGGATCGTCGTGCTCGGTGGTGACGGCGTCGTCTCCGACGACGTCATGGACGAGCTGGAGGACTACGCCGACGACGTCGAGCGCGTCGCCGGCCTCGACCGCTACCGCACGGCCGCCAGCATCTCCCAGCAGTGGGAGAGCTCGGACATCGTGCTCCTCGCCAGCGGTATGGACTACCCGGACGCCCTGTCCGCGGCAGCCGCTGCCGGCGTGGAGGGTGCCCCGGTCCTGCTGACCCGTCAGCACGGGCTGCCCGGCGCCACGATGAACGAGCTCGAGCGGCTCGACCCCTCGACCATCTTCGTGATCGGCGGTGACGCGGCCGTCTCCGACGACGCCGCCGACGAGGCCTCGGCCTACGCCGACGACGTGGTGCGTCTGGGTGGCAAGGACCGCTACGTGACCGCCTCCACGGTGGCCCAGGAGTTCTTCTCCGGCCCGGTCGCCGAGGCCTTCCTGGCCACGGGTCGGGACTTCCCCGACGCTCTCGCTGCAGCCCCGGCCGCCGCGATGAACGGCGGCCCGGTCCTGCTGACCCGTCCGGACTCCGTGCCGGCGGCGACGATGACCGCGCTGAACGAGGTGCGTGCCCAGGCCGTCACCCTCGTGGGTGGCTTCGGTGCCATCTCCCTGGCGGTGCAGGAGGGCCTGGGTGAGCACGTCTACCCGTGA
- a CDS encoding cory-CC-star protein has product MSDTPQPRSRLAEVAAGLREFYVGPYRKTFARARQDEDDLFLVIVMAEALGVPNPASYYTVELLPVVYEQFHDWHRRMGLDRSPLDHFSCC; this is encoded by the coding sequence ATGAGCGACACCCCGCAGCCCCGCAGCCGCCTCGCCGAGGTGGCGGCGGGGCTGCGGGAGTTCTACGTCGGCCCCTACCGCAAGACCTTCGCCCGGGCCCGGCAGGACGAGGACGACCTGTTCCTGGTGATCGTCATGGCCGAGGCGCTCGGCGTGCCCAACCCGGCCAGCTACTACACGGTCGAGCTGCTGCCCGTGGTCTACGAGCAGTTCCACGACTGGCACCGGCGGATGGGGCTGGACCGCAGCCCGCTGGACCACTTCTCCTGCTGCTGA
- a CDS encoding DUF4097 family beta strand repeat-containing protein, translated as MTERTPSGRPGAHAAARGGQPPPPAQVRGSRQGYAVLRGVGALVAALMITGSSLSLVPSMARQEATSVEVLEAAALDTLEQAGTVLVEGGRGGVVVRELRTGETPTVTLHSRWSFREPELRVDEGPGGGLLVSAPCPDGNWGNCTADIRLSVPAGTAVEVRASLGDVDVVSTGDVTVVSSLGDVTVAGAPGQVKVQTSLGDIRVSGTPQTVLAEASLGTIRVQAEVPPDLVSATASLGDVRLEVPGGVSYAVDSDTSGGDEDIRVVRDPDAPHTLRARTSLGTIRMVPVG; from the coding sequence GTGACTGAGCGGACCCCGAGCGGACGCCCGGGCGCGCACGCAGCGGCACGGGGCGGGCAGCCTCCTCCCCCGGCCCAGGTGCGTGGCTCCCGGCAGGGGTATGCCGTGCTCCGCGGGGTCGGTGCCCTGGTCGCCGCGCTGATGATCACCGGGTCGAGCCTGTCCCTGGTGCCGAGCATGGCGCGGCAGGAGGCGACGAGCGTGGAGGTGCTGGAGGCCGCTGCCCTGGACACCCTGGAGCAGGCCGGCACGGTGCTGGTCGAGGGTGGTCGCGGCGGCGTCGTGGTGCGGGAGCTCCGGACCGGGGAGACCCCGACCGTGACCCTCCACTCACGGTGGTCCTTCCGGGAGCCGGAGCTGCGGGTGGACGAGGGACCCGGTGGCGGGCTGCTCGTCTCCGCGCCGTGCCCGGACGGCAACTGGGGCAACTGCACCGCGGACATCCGGCTGTCCGTGCCGGCCGGCACCGCCGTCGAGGTGCGTGCCTCCCTGGGTGACGTGGACGTCGTCTCCACCGGGGACGTCACCGTCGTCAGCAGCCTGGGCGACGTGACGGTCGCCGGCGCCCCTGGCCAGGTGAAGGTGCAGACCAGCCTGGGCGACATCCGGGTGAGCGGCACCCCGCAGACGGTCCTGGCCGAGGCCAGCCTCGGCACCATCCGGGTGCAGGCGGAGGTGCCGCCGGACCTGGTGTCGGCGACCGCCAGCCTGGGCGACGTGCGCCTCGAGGTGCCGGGCGGGGTGTCCTACGCCGTGGACAGCGACACCAGCGGCGGCGACGAGGACATCCGGGTCGTCCGCGACCCGGACGCACCGCATACCCTCCGGGCCCGGACGAGCCTGGGCACCATCCGGATGGTGCCGGTCGGCTGA
- a CDS encoding carbon starvation CstA family protein, producing the protein MNSLTLALIGVVMIVAGYVLYSKFLAEKIYALDDSIPTPAHQLEDGVDYVPTNKYVLWGHHFTSVAGAAPIVGPAIAVIWGWLPAFLWVTIGTVFFAGMHDMGALWASIRNKGQSIGALSGRYIGARGRNLFLVVIFLLLLMVNAAFSVVIANLLVSTPTAVIPTWGALVVALLIGQAIYRLNWNLPIVSVVGVVALYALIWVGDNNPIALPETVLGLPDRSMWILLLFIYAGIASMLPVWMLLQPRDYINGLQLFIALGILYVSVLIARPEIVAPMYNSSPPEGTPSIVPLLFVTIACGAISGFHGMVSSGTSSKQLDKESDARFVGYFGAVGEGLLALGSIIATTAGFATLADWEAVYQKFNDGGVVAFVNGGAAIVESGIGLPQSLSATIMATTAILFAATTMDTGVRLQRFVVQEIGEIAGVSLNKIVATVIAVGIALALTFGSGADGSGGLLIWPLFGTTNQLMAALTLSILAIMLMRRRRSALPALIPLAFVAFMTLYAAVIQLGTFWETSNWLLLIIDVVIIVAAVWVIVEALLAMRTARDYPGDDDAELRELSAAQIAIGGQGPVPHEGTDPGRPDQHRRDDQPPTRD; encoded by the coding sequence ATGAACTCGCTCACTCTCGCCCTCATCGGCGTGGTGATGATCGTCGCGGGGTACGTCCTCTACTCCAAGTTCCTCGCGGAGAAGATCTACGCCCTCGACGACTCCATCCCGACCCCGGCCCACCAGCTGGAGGACGGCGTCGACTACGTCCCGACCAACAAGTACGTCCTGTGGGGCCATCACTTCACCTCCGTCGCCGGTGCCGCGCCCATCGTGGGCCCGGCCATCGCGGTGATCTGGGGCTGGCTGCCCGCCTTCCTCTGGGTCACCATCGGCACCGTCTTCTTCGCCGGCATGCACGACATGGGTGCCCTGTGGGCCTCCATCCGCAACAAGGGCCAGTCGATCGGCGCCCTGTCCGGGCGCTACATCGGCGCCCGCGGCCGCAACCTCTTCCTGGTCGTCATCTTCCTGCTGCTGCTCATGGTCAACGCGGCCTTCTCGGTCGTCATCGCCAACCTGCTGGTCTCCACGCCGACCGCCGTCATCCCGACCTGGGGGGCGCTCGTGGTGGCGCTGCTCATCGGGCAGGCCATCTACCGGCTGAACTGGAACCTGCCGATCGTCTCGGTCGTCGGCGTCGTCGCGCTCTACGCGCTCATCTGGGTCGGTGACAACAACCCGATCGCGCTGCCCGAGACGGTCCTGGGTCTGCCCGACCGCTCCATGTGGATCCTGCTGCTGTTCATCTACGCCGGCATCGCCTCGATGCTGCCGGTGTGGATGCTGCTCCAGCCGCGTGACTACATCAACGGCCTGCAGCTGTTCATCGCCCTGGGCATCCTCTACGTCTCGGTGCTCATCGCCCGCCCCGAGATCGTCGCCCCGATGTACAACTCCTCCCCGCCGGAGGGCACTCCCTCGATCGTCCCGCTGCTCTTCGTCACCATCGCCTGCGGCGCCATCTCCGGCTTCCACGGCATGGTCAGCTCCGGCACCAGCTCCAAGCAGCTGGACAAGGAGAGCGACGCCCGCTTCGTCGGCTACTTCGGAGCCGTCGGCGAGGGCCTGCTGGCCCTGGGCTCGATCATCGCCACCACCGCCGGCTTCGCCACCCTGGCCGACTGGGAGGCCGTCTACCAGAAGTTCAACGACGGCGGCGTGGTCGCCTTCGTCAACGGTGGCGCCGCGATCGTCGAGTCGGGGATCGGCCTGCCGCAGTCGCTGTCGGCGACCATCATGGCGACCACCGCGATCCTCTTCGCGGCGACCACGATGGACACCGGTGTGCGCCTGCAGCGCTTCGTCGTCCAGGAGATCGGCGAGATCGCGGGGGTCTCCCTCAACAAGATCGTGGCGACCGTCATCGCCGTCGGTATCGCGCTCGCGCTGACCTTCGGCTCCGGCGCCGACGGCTCGGGCGGTCTGCTCATCTGGCCGCTGTTCGGCACGACCAACCAGCTGATGGCCGCGCTCACCCTGTCGATCCTGGCGATCATGCTCATGCGGCGCCGGCGCTCGGCCCTGCCGGCGCTCATCCCGTTGGCGTTCGTCGCCTTCATGACGCTCTACGCCGCGGTCATCCAGCTCGGCACCTTCTGGGAGACCAGCAACTGGCTGCTCCTCATCATCGACGTCGTCATCATCGTGGCCGCCGTCTGGGTCATCGTCGAGGCGCTCCTGGCCATGCGGACCGCCCGCGACTACCCCGGGGACGACGACGCAGAGCTCCGGGAGCTCAGCGCCGCGCAGATCGCCATCGGGGGCCAGGGCCCCGTGCCGCACGAGGGCACCGACCCCGGCCGCCCCGACCAGCACCGCCGGGACGACCAGCCGCCGACGCGCGACTGA
- a CDS encoding ArsA family ATPase: MSTLTELAATRQVLFVGGKGGVGKTAVASALALAQSRAGRRTTVVSTDPAHNLGHLWQRRVGDTPVELAPLLRGVEIDPARTTDEHLRAVRATMERLMPEHLQGEVRKHLELAREAPGTHEAAVLERVAEVVEQRTPDELIIFDTAPSGHTSRLMALPELMQAWTEGLLRRQDRSARFGAALRGLEGRTDPGEQQAVDIVGARRAPRREAGVSDPRREAGVSDRRARRDAEIRAVLDRRQERFRALREVLQDPDRAAFVIVLAAERLPVLETIELEEQLRRAGMHVGGLVINKRSPSDAGDLLAARRQVEEGYVDQLTSALPHQPVQEVPLLPGEVLGEEGLSLLAQHLR, encoded by the coding sequence ATGAGCACCCTGACCGAGCTCGCCGCCACCCGCCAGGTGCTCTTCGTCGGCGGCAAGGGCGGCGTGGGCAAGACGGCCGTCGCCTCCGCGCTGGCGCTGGCGCAGTCCCGCGCCGGGCGGCGGACGACCGTGGTGTCCACCGACCCGGCGCACAACCTGGGCCACCTGTGGCAGCGCCGGGTCGGCGACACGCCGGTCGAGCTGGCACCCCTGCTGCGCGGCGTGGAGATCGACCCGGCCCGCACCACCGACGAGCACCTCCGGGCCGTCCGGGCCACGATGGAGCGGCTGATGCCCGAGCACCTGCAGGGCGAGGTGCGCAAGCACCTGGAGCTGGCGCGCGAGGCACCGGGCACCCACGAGGCCGCCGTGCTCGAACGGGTCGCCGAGGTCGTCGAGCAGCGGACGCCGGACGAGCTGATCATCTTCGACACCGCCCCCTCCGGCCACACCTCACGCCTGATGGCCCTGCCGGAGCTCATGCAGGCGTGGACCGAGGGGCTGCTGCGGCGCCAGGACCGCTCCGCCCGGTTCGGTGCCGCCCTGCGCGGCCTGGAGGGGCGCACCGACCCCGGCGAGCAGCAGGCGGTCGACATCGTCGGGGCGAGGCGGGCGCCGCGTCGGGAGGCGGGGGTCAGCGACCCGCGTCGGGAGGCGGGGGTCAGCGACCGGCGGGCCCGGCGGGACGCCGAGATCCGGGCCGTCCTCGACCGGCGGCAGGAGCGGTTCCGGGCGCTGCGCGAGGTGCTCCAGGACCCGGACCGGGCGGCCTTCGTCATCGTGCTCGCGGCCGAGCGGCTGCCCGTGCTGGAGACCATCGAGCTGGAGGAGCAGCTGCGTCGGGCGGGGATGCACGTCGGCGGGCTGGTCATCAACAAGCGGTCCCCCTCCGACGCCGGTGACCTGCTGGCCGCGCGCCGCCAGGTCGAGGAGGGGTATGTCGACCAGCTCACCTCCGCCCTGCCCCACCAGCCGGTGCAGGAGGTGCCGCTGCTGCCCGGCGAGGTGCTGGGCGAGGAGGGCCTGAGCCTGCTCGCGCAGCACCTGCGCTGA
- a CDS encoding response regulator transcription factor has translation MRVILAEDSVLLRDGIVRLLTATGFDVVAACPDAESFLTAVREHRPDLVVVDVRMPPTFTAEGLQAALVVRQELPQTGVVVLSQYVEERYATELLAGRPRGVGYLLKDRVADTSEFVEALSTVAGGGTALDPEVIGQLMSRARNIDPLERLTPRERDVMRLMAQGRTNSAISRELWIGEGAVEKNVSSIFTKLELPPTGDDHRRVLAVLQWLEHGGD, from the coding sequence CTGCGCGTCATCCTCGCCGAGGACTCCGTGCTGCTGCGGGACGGCATCGTCCGGCTGCTCACCGCGACCGGCTTCGACGTGGTCGCCGCCTGCCCTGACGCCGAGAGCTTCCTCACCGCGGTGCGGGAGCACCGCCCGGACCTGGTCGTGGTCGACGTCCGCATGCCGCCCACCTTCACCGCGGAGGGCCTGCAGGCGGCGCTCGTGGTGCGCCAGGAGCTGCCCCAGACCGGGGTGGTCGTGCTCAGCCAGTACGTCGAGGAGCGCTATGCCACCGAGCTGCTCGCCGGGCGACCACGCGGGGTCGGCTACCTGCTCAAGGACCGCGTCGCGGACACCAGCGAGTTCGTGGAGGCGCTGAGCACGGTCGCCGGCGGCGGCACCGCCCTCGACCCCGAGGTGATCGGCCAGCTGATGTCGCGGGCCCGCAACATCGACCCGCTGGAGCGGCTCACCCCGCGGGAGCGGGACGTCATGCGGCTGATGGCACAGGGTCGGACCAACTCCGCGATCAGCCGCGAGCTGTGGATCGGGGAGGGCGCCGTGGAGAAGAACGTCTCCTCCATCTTCACCAAGCTCGAGCTGCCCCCGACCGGTGACGACCACCGGCGCGTGCTCGCCGTGCTCCAGTGGCTGGAGCACGGCGGTGACTGA
- a CDS encoding sensor histidine kinase, whose translation MSSTVLPASGGQTPYAAPGLPMQGPPALPRLTGPAEGWDGQEDSAPGAPDASSAPPNPQGTASWRRRSVTALWSVAHVLTSLFTAIVAIVLVSIAIGGFFSLPAVGVGVLLLTPAIWGAWGLARLERHRIAAFLGIDIGDPPPSSAPPWLRTLGLDQPRLKSLGWAGLHALWGLVSASLLLALAAQAFILASLPLWGWSVPHVWVLWAIPVSTGPLSLGVLCGLGLGLLVLLPAAARGLAGVDVALARWLIGSDPQTQLRAMSQRVQTLTTTRTETLDSVEAERRRIERDLHDGPQQRLVSVAMNLGLARDALDRNPDDPAAARLVRDLLDEAHASSKEAITEMRQVARGIVPPILADRGLDAAVSALADRSPVPVSVSSRLPGGRLEPTVEAIAYFCISEALTNVAKHSGASRATVELGTARGLDGDLLAVTITDDGGGGAVVGAGSGLTGLRQRVAAVDGQVHVHSPVGTGTTVAITLPLSLAGGAR comes from the coding sequence ATGAGCAGCACCGTGCTTCCCGCGTCCGGCGGGCAAACCCCCTACGCGGCCCCAGGGCTGCCCATGCAGGGCCCTCCTGCCCTGCCCAGGTTGACCGGGCCCGCCGAGGGCTGGGACGGGCAGGAGGACAGCGCCCCTGGCGCCCCTGACGCATCGAGCGCGCCACCGAACCCACAGGGCACGGCGTCCTGGCGCCGGCGCAGCGTGACCGCGCTGTGGTCGGTCGCGCACGTGCTCACCAGCCTGTTCACCGCGATCGTCGCGATCGTGCTGGTCTCGATCGCGATCGGCGGCTTCTTCTCCCTCCCGGCCGTCGGCGTGGGCGTGCTGCTCCTCACCCCGGCGATCTGGGGCGCCTGGGGTCTGGCACGGCTCGAACGGCACCGGATCGCAGCCTTTCTCGGGATCGACATCGGTGACCCACCCCCGTCGTCCGCGCCGCCGTGGCTGCGCACCCTCGGCCTGGACCAGCCGCGGCTGAAGTCGTTGGGCTGGGCCGGCCTGCATGCGCTGTGGGGCCTCGTCAGCGCCAGCCTCCTGCTCGCGCTGGCGGCGCAGGCGTTCATCCTGGCCTCGCTGCCGCTGTGGGGCTGGTCGGTGCCCCACGTCTGGGTGCTGTGGGCGATCCCGGTCTCGACCGGACCGCTGTCCCTGGGCGTGCTGTGCGGCCTGGGGCTGGGGCTGCTCGTGCTCCTGCCCGCCGCCGCCCGCGGGCTCGCCGGTGTCGACGTGGCCCTGGCCCGGTGGCTGATCGGCTCCGACCCGCAGACGCAGCTGCGGGCGATGAGCCAGCGGGTGCAGACCCTCACCACGACCCGCACCGAGACCCTGGACTCGGTGGAGGCCGAGCGCCGCCGGATCGAGCGCGACCTGCACGACGGCCCGCAGCAGCGGCTGGTCTCGGTGGCGATGAACCTGGGGCTGGCCCGCGACGCGCTCGACCGCAACCCCGACGACCCCGCAGCCGCACGCCTGGTCCGCGACCTGCTGGACGAGGCCCACGCCTCCAGCAAGGAGGCGATCACCGAGATGCGCCAGGTCGCGCGCGGGATCGTCCCGCCGATCCTGGCCGACCGGGGGCTGGACGCGGCCGTCTCCGCCCTGGCCGACCGCTCGCCGGTGCCGGTGTCGGTCAGCTCGCGGCTCCCCGGAGGACGGCTGGAGCCGACCGTCGAGGCGATCGCCTACTTCTGCATCTCCGAGGCGCTGACCAACGTCGCCAAGCACTCCGGCGCCTCCCGGGCCACGGTCGAGCTCGGCACCGCCCGCGGCCTGGACGGCGACCTGCTGGCCGTCACCATCACCGACGACGGCGGGGGCGGTGCCGTGGTCGGCGCGGGCAGCGGCCTGACCGGGCTGCGGCAGCGGGTCGCCGCCGTGGACGGCCAGGTGCACGTGCACTCACCGGTCGGCACCGGCACGACCGTGGCCATCACTCTGCCGCTGAGCCTGGCCGGAGGAGCGCGATGA